One genomic region from Augochlora pura isolate Apur16 chromosome 7, APUR_v2.2.1, whole genome shotgun sequence encodes:
- the LOC144473155 gene encoding uncharacterized protein LOC144473155 isoform X2: MTSNVATIKLEEGQESVTEIQTYLETFNKEIEGGQGEQLQHVQLQQVEGLSGGEEGGTYFVDQSGQYYYQANSDETPVMTQVQIQEVEEADVQTEGDGSQEEQYQEIEELENVDGDEDGQVATNENNQVVINSGDAYQTVTIVPSDTNPGEVSYVLIVQQPDSEDKESRPVEREGTEGEEGEGEQDLTVYDFEDNEDNEAPVESEAEDDKTKIIKFLPKKSQTVTQAHMCNYCNYTSPKRYLLSRHMKSHSEERPHKCSVCERGFKTLASLQNHVNTHTGTKPHHCKFCDSAFTTSGELVRHVRYRHTHEKPHKCHECDYASVELSKLKRHIRCHTGERPYQCPHCTYASPDTFKLKRHLRIHTGEKPYECDFCQARFTQSNSLKAHKLIHNVGDKPVFQCELCPTTCGRKTDLRIHVQKLHTSDKPLKCKRCGKTFPDRQKQLLKRHCNLYHNPTYVPPPPQEKTHQCPECERPFRHKGNLIRHMAVHDPESSLQEKQQALKMGRQKKIQIIDGQRVEVMTGYEEEEEDEEDMMAVEGSDGQQYVVLEVIQLADNQGTDQMAVVASEDGDLVMQDPLSQESGIVTGTGEEGDEVEEDETEVDELKLDSGTSTKASSQNTQSDPKLQKEMETCFGFDEEEEDEEEEGKSNINILQTIS; this comes from the exons ATGACGAGTAACGTAGCAACGATTAAATTAGAAGAGGGGCAAGAATCTGTAACAGAGATACAAACGTATTTGGAGacatttaataaagaaatagaaggAGGTCAAGGGGAGCAATTGCAGCATGTACAAT TGCAACAAGTGGAGGGATTGTCGGGTGGAGAGGAAGGAGGAACTTACTTTGTTGACCAATCTGGCCAATATTACTACCAAGCGAATAGCGATGAAACACCTGTGATGACACAAGTGCAGATTCAAGAAGTAGAAGAAGCTGATGTACAAACTGAAGGAGATGGTTCACAGGAAGAACAATATCAGGAAATTGAGGAACTCGAAAATGTTGATGGAGACGAAGAT GGGCAAGTCGCAAccaatgaaaataatcaagTTGTTATTAATTCCGGTGATGCATATCAAACAGTCACAATTGTTCCATCCGACACCAATCCTGGAGAAGTCAGTTATGTCTTGATAGTCCAACAACCAGACTCTGAGGATAAAGAAAGTCGACCCGTGGAAAGAGAGGGAACAGAGGGTGAAGAAGGAGAGGGTGAACAAGATCTTACTGTCTACGATTTTGAAGACAACGAAGATAATGAAGCACCGGTTGAATCAGAGGCAGAGGACGATAAAACCAAAATTATCAAGTTCCTACCTAAGAAGTCCCAAACAGTTACTCAAGCTCACatgtgtaattattgtaactacACAAGCCCAAAGCG GTACCTGCTGTCGAGACATATGAAGTCGCACTCGGAAGAGAGACCACACAAATGTAGCGTTTGTGAAAGAGGATTTAAGACATTAGCTTCGCTTCAGAACCACGTTAATACACATACCGGGACCAAACCTCACCATTGTAAATTCTGCGACAGTGCGTTCACAACTTCGG GTGAACTTGTTAGACATGTTCGGTATAGGCACACGCATGAAAAACCACATAAATGTCATGAATGCGATTACGCGTCTGTTGAACTTTCCAAATTGAAACGTCACATTAGATGTCACACAGGGGAACGACCATATCAG TGTCCGCATTGTACATATGCTAGCCCTGATACATTTAAGCTCAAACGACACTTACGAATACACACTGGAGAAAAGCCATACGAGTGTGATTTTTGTCAAGCAAGGTTTACTCAGTCTAACAGTCTAAAAGCTCACAAACTTATACACAACG TCGGCGACAAACCAGTATTTCAATGCGAACTGTGTCCGACAACATGCGGCCGTAAAACAGATCTCAGGATTCATGTACAAAAATTGCATACCTCAGACAAACCTTTGAAATGTAAGCGCTGCGGAAAAACATTCCCAGACAG ACAAAAGCAACTACTCAAGCGGCATTGCAACCTTTACCATAATCCTACTTACGTACCTCCGCCACCGCAAGAAAAAACTCACCAATGCCCTGAATGTGAACGGCCGTTTAG GCATAAAGGGAATCTTATTCGCCACATGGCTGTTCACGACCCAGAATCGTCTCTGCAAGAAAAGCAGCAGGCGTTGAAGATGGGCAGacagaaaaaaattcaaatcattgACGGGCAGCGGGTCGAGGTGATGACAG GTtacgaagaggaagaggaggacgaggaagaTATGATGGCAGTCGAGGGAAGCGATGGTCAACAGTACGTAGTGTTGGAAGTGATTCAGCTGGCGGATAACCAAGGAACCGATCAG ATGGCTGTCGTGGCAAGCGAGGACGGGGATCTTGTAATGCAGGATCCTCTGAGTCAAGAAAGCGGAATCGTGACCGGTACAGGGGAAGAAGGAGATGAGGTGGAAGAAGACGAGACCGAAGTGGATGAGTTGAAACTTGATTCGGGAACGTCTACGAAAGCGTCGTCACAAAACACGCAGAGTGATCCAAAGTTGCAGAAGGAGATGGAAACCTGTTTCGGATTCGACGAG
- the LOC144473155 gene encoding uncharacterized protein LOC144473155 isoform X1: protein MTSNVATIKLEEGQESVTEIQTYLETFNKEIEGGQGEQLQHVQLQQVEGLSGGEEGGTYFVDQSGQYYYQANSDETPVMTQVQIQEVEEADVQTEGDGSQEEQYQEIEELENVDGDEDGQVATNENNQVVINSGDAYQTVTIVPSDTNPGEVSYVLIVQQPDSEDKESRPVEREGTEGEEGEGEQDLTVYDFEDNEDNEAPVESEAEDDKTKIIKFLPKKSQTVTQAHMCNYCNYTSPKRYLLSRHMKSHSEERPHKCSVCERGFKTLASLQNHVNTHTGTKPHHCKFCDSAFTTSGELVRHVRYRHTHEKPHKCHECDYASVELSKLKRHIRCHTGERPYQCPHCTYASPDTFKLKRHLRIHTGEKPYECDFCQARFTQSNSLKAHKLIHNVGDKPVFQCELCPTTCGRKTDLRIHVQKLHTSDKPLKCKRCGKTFPDRYSYKLHSKTHEGEKCYKCDLCPYASISARHLESHMLIHTDQKPYQCDHCFQSFRQKQLLKRHCNLYHNPTYVPPPPQEKTHQCPECERPFRHKGNLIRHMAVHDPESSLQEKQQALKMGRQKKIQIIDGQRVEVMTGYEEEEEDEEDMMAVEGSDGQQYVVLEVIQLADNQGTDQMAVVASEDGDLVMQDPLSQESGIVTGTGEEGDEVEEDETEVDELKLDSGTSTKASSQNTQSDPKLQKEMETCFGFDEEEEDEEEEGKSNINILQTIS, encoded by the exons ATGACGAGTAACGTAGCAACGATTAAATTAGAAGAGGGGCAAGAATCTGTAACAGAGATACAAACGTATTTGGAGacatttaataaagaaatagaaggAGGTCAAGGGGAGCAATTGCAGCATGTACAAT TGCAACAAGTGGAGGGATTGTCGGGTGGAGAGGAAGGAGGAACTTACTTTGTTGACCAATCTGGCCAATATTACTACCAAGCGAATAGCGATGAAACACCTGTGATGACACAAGTGCAGATTCAAGAAGTAGAAGAAGCTGATGTACAAACTGAAGGAGATGGTTCACAGGAAGAACAATATCAGGAAATTGAGGAACTCGAAAATGTTGATGGAGACGAAGAT GGGCAAGTCGCAAccaatgaaaataatcaagTTGTTATTAATTCCGGTGATGCATATCAAACAGTCACAATTGTTCCATCCGACACCAATCCTGGAGAAGTCAGTTATGTCTTGATAGTCCAACAACCAGACTCTGAGGATAAAGAAAGTCGACCCGTGGAAAGAGAGGGAACAGAGGGTGAAGAAGGAGAGGGTGAACAAGATCTTACTGTCTACGATTTTGAAGACAACGAAGATAATGAAGCACCGGTTGAATCAGAGGCAGAGGACGATAAAACCAAAATTATCAAGTTCCTACCTAAGAAGTCCCAAACAGTTACTCAAGCTCACatgtgtaattattgtaactacACAAGCCCAAAGCG GTACCTGCTGTCGAGACATATGAAGTCGCACTCGGAAGAGAGACCACACAAATGTAGCGTTTGTGAAAGAGGATTTAAGACATTAGCTTCGCTTCAGAACCACGTTAATACACATACCGGGACCAAACCTCACCATTGTAAATTCTGCGACAGTGCGTTCACAACTTCGG GTGAACTTGTTAGACATGTTCGGTATAGGCACACGCATGAAAAACCACATAAATGTCATGAATGCGATTACGCGTCTGTTGAACTTTCCAAATTGAAACGTCACATTAGATGTCACACAGGGGAACGACCATATCAG TGTCCGCATTGTACATATGCTAGCCCTGATACATTTAAGCTCAAACGACACTTACGAATACACACTGGAGAAAAGCCATACGAGTGTGATTTTTGTCAAGCAAGGTTTACTCAGTCTAACAGTCTAAAAGCTCACAAACTTATACACAACG TCGGCGACAAACCAGTATTTCAATGCGAACTGTGTCCGACAACATGCGGCCGTAAAACAGATCTCAGGATTCATGTACAAAAATTGCATACCTCAGACAAACCTTTGAAATGTAAGCGCTGCGGAAAAACATTCCCAGACAG ATATAGCTATAAACTGCACAGTAAAACTCATGAAGGAGAAAAATGCTACAAATGTGATTTGTGCCCATATGCATCAATATCTGCGCGACATCTCGAAAGTCACATGTTGATACATACGGATCAGAAACCTTATCAGTGTGATCATTGTTTTCAATCATTTAGACAAAAGCAACTACTCAAGCGGCATTGCAACCTTTACCATAATCCTACTTACGTACCTCCGCCACCGCAAGAAAAAACTCACCAATGCCCTGAATGTGAACGGCCGTTTAG GCATAAAGGGAATCTTATTCGCCACATGGCTGTTCACGACCCAGAATCGTCTCTGCAAGAAAAGCAGCAGGCGTTGAAGATGGGCAGacagaaaaaaattcaaatcattgACGGGCAGCGGGTCGAGGTGATGACAG GTtacgaagaggaagaggaggacgaggaagaTATGATGGCAGTCGAGGGAAGCGATGGTCAACAGTACGTAGTGTTGGAAGTGATTCAGCTGGCGGATAACCAAGGAACCGATCAG ATGGCTGTCGTGGCAAGCGAGGACGGGGATCTTGTAATGCAGGATCCTCTGAGTCAAGAAAGCGGAATCGTGACCGGTACAGGGGAAGAAGGAGATGAGGTGGAAGAAGACGAGACCGAAGTGGATGAGTTGAAACTTGATTCGGGAACGTCTACGAAAGCGTCGTCACAAAACACGCAGAGTGATCCAAAGTTGCAGAAGGAGATGGAAACCTGTTTCGGATTCGACGAG
- the LOC144473160 gene encoding motile sperm domain-containing protein 2, which yields MFYSSLPVKASFPPAGYSMMEVRPELLTELSEKFFKKLLDPGFSAPDSFHPADIARVEKKSWLKRFLEHNDCNVDEALNMLWQTCLWRKTFGANDLTEDVVKREYLEDGLCFIHGHDRDGKTMFVIRCKLYTKKGKDYEELQKVVVYWFERLERYTNGDQISLFFDMADTGISNLDMTFIEYMTGLCKNYYPNFLNYIIIFEMPWILEAAFKVIKSWLPPKAIPKIKFVQKNSIQEYVNQSDILISWGGSNDYTFQFVPEAQANAETTMNGRLDNKKVHFAEGSPLLEQSPTSFGEQGNEEEMLLSVEPKTIAFTKTGNETAGTITLKNLTTDKPLFYKVKTTSPEKFRVRLSSGVILAQTKRVISVVLQPGYNLRNLLYNERFLVTCIPLKDPNTPAQEIAALWKSEIKPEEHKLRCCDGDADSNDKLKPHSILSGMSESRTMDTLFHNVAQLKESNARLRSDVTFLKYSQLFSIVMTIVMAMLIIYILRIDSNNGPMEQDDCHIPHI from the exons ATGTTCTATAGTTCACTACCGGTCAAAGCTTCATTTCCTCCAGCAGGTTACTCAATGATGGAAGTACGGCCGGAATTGCTAACGGAACTGAGTGAAaagtttttcaaaaaattattggacCCGGGATTCTCAGCTCCCG ATTCCTTCCATCCAGCCGATATTGCCAGAGTAGAGAAGAAATCCTGGTTGAAAAGGTTTCTGGAACACAATGATTGCAACGTGGACGAAGCACTTAACATGTTGTGGCAAACTTGTCTCTGGAGAAAAACCTTTGGAGCAAACG ACCTTACGGAAGATGTGGTCAAAAGAGAATATTTAGAGGATGGATTGTGTTTTATACATGGTCATGACAGAGATGGCAAGACAATGTTTGTTATTAGATGTAAGTTGTACACGAAAAAAGGTAAAGACTATGAAGAATTACAAAAGGTTGTAGTGTACTGGTTTGAAAGATTAGAAAG atataCCAATGGCGATCAAATATCACTTTTCTTTGATATGGCAGACACTGGCATCTCGAATTTGGATATGACCTTTATCGAATACATGACTGgtctttgtaaaaattattatccgaattttttaaattacatcattatatttgaaatgccATGGATATTAGAAGCTGCTTTCAAAGTTATCAAATCGTGGTTGCCACCTAAAGCAATTCCAAAAATTAAGTTTGTCCAAAAGAACAGTATTCAGGAGTATGTAAATCAGAGTGACATACTTATCTCTTGGGGTGGTAGCAACGATTATACCTTTCAATTTGTACCAGAAGCACAAGCGAACGCGGAGACTACAATGAATGGTAGACTTGACAACAAAAAG GTACATTTTGCAGAAGGTTCTCCGCTATTGGAGCAATCTCCAACTAGTTTTGGAGAACAGGGAAACGAAGAGGAGA tgtTGCTGTCTGTCGAACCAAAAACAATCGCATTCACGAAAACGGGAAATGAAACAGCTGGAACAATAACGCTCAAAAATTTAACAACCGACAAGCCTCTGTTTTATAAG gTAAAAACCACGTCTCCAGAAAAATTTAGAGTGCGATTGAGTTCAGGAGTTATATTGGCACAAACTAAGCGGGTTATTTCCGTCGTTTTGCAACCTGGATACAATTTACGAAATCTTTTGTACAATGAAAGATTCTTAGTTACGTGCATTCCGTTGAAGGATCCGAACACTCCCGCTCAAGAAATAGCTGCACTTTGGAAG AGTGAAATAAAGCCAGAGGAACATAAATTAAGATGCTGCGATGGAGATGCTGATAGTAATGACAAACTAAAACCCCATTCTATATTGTCCGGAATGTCCGAAAGCAGAACGATGGACACACTTTTCCATAAT GTAGCACAATTGAAAGAAAGTAACGCGAGACTTCGAAGCGACGTCACTTTCTTAAAATActcacaattattttctatagtaATGACAATTGTAATGGCTATGCtgattatttacattttaaggATTGACAGTAATAATGGGCCTATGGAGCAAGATGACTGTCATATTCCTCATATATAA
- the Vps26 gene encoding vacuolar protein sorting 26, which produces MSFFGFGQSADIEITLDGADTRMSAEIKSEDGKKEHHLLYYDGETVSGKINISLRKAGKLEHQGVKVEFIGQIELYYDRGNRHEFTSLVKELARPGELTHNTVYTFEFANVEKPFESYTGANVRLRYFLKVTIVRRLSDIVKELELVVHTLSSYPDMNNPIKMEVGIEDCLHIEFEYNKSKYHLKDVIVGKIYFLLVRIKIKHMEIAIIKRETTGSGPHTFTENETIAKYEIMDGAPVRGESIPIRVFLAGYDLAPTMREINKKFSVRYYLNLVLMDEEDRRYFKQQEITLWRKGEKSRKSQTASPHMPSHLVSAETGFPQGAAQNGPPSVPSTVPPGQLPSSNLTSVEDAPAPIEGMTREEGDGEVQGNYNTIEGWIITDETRSVD; this is translated from the exons atg AGTTTCTTTGGATTCGGTCAGTCGGCTGACATAGAGATTACCTTGGATGGTGCAGATACCAGGATGTCTGCAGAGATCAAATCCGAAGATGGGAAAAAAGAGCACCACTTGTTATACTATGACGGGGAGACCGTATCTGGAAAG attAACATTAGTCTTAGGAAGGCTGGCAAGCTAGAACATCAGGGTGTAAAAGTAGAATTTATTGGacaaatagaattatattatgataGAGGAAATCGTCATGAATTCACAAGTTTGGTTAAAGAACTGGCCAGGCCAGGCGAATTAACTCATAACACTGTGTACACTTTTGAATTTGCCAACGTAGAGAAACCATTTGAGAGCTACACAGGAGCTAATGTGCGGCTAAGATATTTCTTAAAAGTGACAATTGTACGAAGACTTAGCGATATTGTTAAAGAACTTGAATTAGTTGTGCACACTCTTAGTTCCTATCCAGACATGAATAATCCTATTAAAATGGAAGTTGGAATCGAAGACTGTTTGCATATCGAATTTGAGTATAATAAAAGCAA ATATCACTTGAAAGATGTCATTGTtggaaaaatctattttcttttggttagaattaaaatcaaaCACATGGAAATCGCCATAATAAAACGGGAGACCACTGGTTCTG GTCCACACACGTTCAcggaaaatgaaacaatagcCAAGTACGAAATAATGGATGGCGCACCTGTTCGTGGCGAATCCATTCCCATACGAGTGTTTCTAGCGGGGTACGACTTGGCGCCGACAATgcgtgaaattaataagaaatttagcGTTAGATACTACCTTAATTTAGTCCTCATGGACGAAGAAGATCGCAGATACTTCAAGCAGCAA GAAATAACATTATGGAGAAAGGGCGAGAAAAGTAGAAAATCTCAGACAGCTTCACCTCATATGCCATCACACTTAGTCTCCGCAGAAACGGGATTCCCACAAGGAGCCGCTCAAAATGGTCCACCATCCGTGCCATCCACAGTACCGCCAGGGCAACTGCCATCTAGTAATCTAACAAGCGTAGAAGATGCACCAGCTCCGATAGAAGGCATGACACGCGAAGAAGGAGATGGTGAAG TTCAAGGAAACTATAACACCATAGAGGGATGGATCATCACGGATGAAACTCGTAGCGTTGACTAG
- the LOC144473164 gene encoding palmitoyltransferase ZDHHC3 — MDYDYITFQRERDVHNRCYGGRLWCIKDICGIICAVLTWLLIIYAEFVVMAVILIPTINSLYSGLNTAIFQSLTFLAFASHLRTMFTDPGAVPKGNATKEMIEQMGFRGGQLIFKCPKCCSIKPDRAHHCSVCQRCIRKMDHHCPWVNNCVGENNQKYFVLFTFYIAGMSLQSLFLCIQQFTTCVRQEWKECSTFSPPATVVLLLFLAFEALLFAIFTAVMLGTQLQAIWNDETGIEQLKKEEARWVRNSKWKSIQAVFGRFSVAWFSPFTSPPKCKTKLDSYLYSV, encoded by the exons ATGGATTATGATTATATTACCtttcaaagagaaagagatgttCATAATAGATGTTATGGTGGAAGATTATGGTGTATTAAA GACATATGTGGAATTATATGCGCAGTTTTAACATGGTTGTTAATCATCTATGCAGAATTTGTTGTGATGGCAGTAATCCTTATTCctacaataaattctctatatTCCGGTCTAAACACTGCAATATTTCAGTCGTTAACTTTCTTAGCCTTTGCTTCTCATTTGAGGACAATGTTCACAGATCCA GGTGCTGTTCCAAAAGGTAACGCAACAAAAGAGATGATAGAACAAATGGGATTTAGAGGtggacaattaatttttaaatgtccaAAGTGCTGCTCTATTAAACCAGATAGAGCACATCACTGTTCTGTTTGCCAAAG ATGTATTAGAAAAATGGACCACCATTGTCCGTGGGTGAATAATTGTGTCGgagaaaataatcaaaagtATTTCGTACTGTTCACG TTCTATATAGCTGGAATGTCGTTGCAGTCCTTATTCTTATGTATACAACAGTTTACAACGTGTGTAAGACAAGAGTGGAAGGAATGTTCTACATTCAGTCCACCTGCAACGGTGGTGCTTTTACTTTTCTTAGCTTTCGAGGCACTTCTCTTTGCCATTTTTACCGCTGTAATGTTGGGAACACAACTGCAAGCCATTTGGAATGACGAAAct GGCATTGAACAACTCAAGAAAGAAGAAGCCAGATGGGTCCGTAATAGCAAATGGAAATCCATTCAAGCCGTGTTTGGAAGATTTTCAGTTGCATGGTTCTCGCCATTTACCTCGCCTCCAAAGTGCAAAACAAAGCTagattcttatttatattcggTGTAA
- the LOC144473166 gene encoding uncharacterized protein LOC144473166: protein MTWNGFTLLLVQGLLLSTVMTTLLARTASAYDPGDKSLKDILLPEGQFEAFYLKGSQEEEQNAVRPAHLHGSFHQFRNPALINAPNSAAYGFRFDGKRRFNYE from the exons ATGACTTGGAACGGTTTCACCTTATTATTGGTG CAGGGTCTACTTCTATCGACAGTAATGACGACATTGTTGGCCCGGACAGCGTCCGCTTACGATCCCGGCGACAAATCGTTGAAGGACATCCTGCTGCCGGAAGGCCAGTTCGAGGCGTTCTACCTGAAAGGATCTCAGGAGGAGGAGCAGAACGCGGTCCGACCGGCTCATCTTCACGGGTCGTTTCACCAGTTCAGGAACCCGGCACTGATCAACGCTCCCAACAGCGCAGCCTACGGGTTTCGTTTCGATGGGAAGCGCCGTTTCAACTACGAGTAA
- the LOC144473157 gene encoding uncharacterized protein LOC144473157: protein MRIAHVVTVCAALIPAFHRAETVQPDRRPEKKHHHHHHHQAAQPRRDNVTDVAEITFTTLQPETLKPSIRFGGHGGAPKQVFDVRPGRSMAWVRRSRSNGDRRRRQLRKSAGNLIRVGRSYETTGENLVDHQVESVQGPPDAFDDGAVHLEPIYRVTKNKNFIDTLLNVLRRLVHPPKSVGPLVGPFHFPGIGEKVYIRLLESVQPDNLVIRFVSSLPVNEIETTFDKSILPPEELLKHSAVLAIGNEGGGGGQHHRQQQPRRPIDSSSHADVSIVGHEPLPLSTDSLRNSYGQHVNPDYGLPDALLAVGHDAGSKSSATASQASKVAHISRTYKINLKNGEPVAIQRVVRHRNKLQPGSDEQGESPPPPPPPPPPTPTPPTQPAIPRRTNNSYRGPIAAGGSYQFLWGNQTRTDEPTNAENGNSQKSYSPEPVSVSGSISQRVKWDPIVPRQSSIWEQLRSNNFSGSEQNDGPRYSIQFFSKKMRYLNLDGSVDSPPGPSNKEEPFERFEPFNPKMSRSVAYWEALKNGNARSKRGHGRTGTTRNDPKGFQDRSDDGKVALNSGETPDREDGNERAESEAVTDRKRSEEKVVEIDNDNSNGPRLEKISPEFSGSPSDHR from the exons ATGAGGATCGCGCACGTGGTCACG GTCTGTGCTGCATTAATACCGGCGTTTCATCGCGCAGAAACCGTGCAGCCGGACAG ACGGCCGGAGAAGAagcatcatcatcatcatcatcatcaggCGGCGCAGCCGCGAAGGGACAATGTCACGGACGTCGCCGAGATCACTTTCACCACGTTGCAGCCGGAAACGTTGAAGCCGAGCATCCGATTCGGCGGCCACGGTGGTGCTCCGAAGCAGGTGTTCGACGTTCGGCCGGGTCGGTCGATGGCCTGGGTTCGTCGGAGCCGCTCGAACGGGGATCGTAGGAGAAGACAGCTTCGGAAGAGTGCCGGCAACCTGATCCGGGTGGGCCGATCCTACGAGACGACCGGCGAGAATCTCGTCGATCACCAGGTGGAGAGCGTGCAGGGCCCGCCGGACGCTTTCGACGATGGCGCGGTGCATTTGGAGCCGATCTACCGGGTGACCAAGAACAAGAACTTTATCGACACGCTGCTCAACGTTCTCCGCCGGCTGGTGCATCCCCCGAAATCGGTGGGCCCGCTCGTCGGCCCGTTCCATTTCCCCGGGATCGGCGAGAAAGTCTACATCAGGCTTCTCGAGTCGGTGCAGCCCGACAACCTGGTGATCCGTTTCGTGTCGTCGTTGCCGGTAAACGAGATCGAGACGACCTTCGACAAGAGCATTCTGCCCCCCGAGGAGCTGTTGAAGCATTCGGCGGTGCTCGCGATAGGCAACgaaggcggcggcggcggtcaaCATCATCGTCAGCAGCAGCCTCGTCGTCCGATCGACTCGAGCAGCCACGCCGACGTTTCGATCGTCGGCCACGAACCTCTGCCTCTGTCGACAGATTCTCTTCGAAACTCGTACGGGCAGCACGTGAATCCCGATTACGGGTTGCCGGACGCGTTGCTCGCCGTCGGCCACGACGCGGGATCGAAATCGAGCGCGACGGCGAGCCAAGCCAGCAAGGTGGCCCACATTTCGAGGACTTATAAAATCAACTTGAAGAATGGCGAGCCGGTCGCTATTCAGAGGGTCGTTCGTCACAGGAACAAGTTACAGCCCGGTTCCGACGAACAAGGGGAAagccctccccctccccctcctcctcctcctcctactcctaCTCCCCCAACTCAACCTGCTATTCCTCGTCGAACAAATAACAGCTACCGAGGTCCGATAGCCGCCGGTGGTTCCTATCAGTTTCTTTGGGGAAATCAGACGAGGACGGACGAACCGACGAACGCAGAAAACGGAAACAGCCAGAAATCTTATTCTCCCGAACCGGTGAGCGTCTCCGGGTCAATTTCTCAGAGAGTGAAATGGGATCCGATCGTCCCCCGGCAGTCCTCGATCTGGGAGCAGTTGCGCTCGAACAATTTCTCTGGATCCGAACAGAACGACGGCCCCCGGTACAGCATCCAGTTTTTCAGTAAGAAGATGAGGTACTTGAATCTGGACGGCAGCGTGGATTCGCCTCCAGGGCCGTCCAACAAGGAAGAACCGTTCGAGCGGTTCGAGCCGTTCAACCCAAAGATGTCGAGGTCCGTTGCCTACTGGGAAGCGCTGAAGAATGGAAATGCTAGAAGCAAGAGGGGTCACGGTCGGACGGGGACCACGAGGAACGATCCGAAGGGTTTCCAAGATCGAAGCGACGACGGCAAGGTCGCGTTGAATTCTGGGGAGACGCCGGACAGAGAAGACGGGAACGAGCGCGCCGAGAGCGAAGCGGTCACAGACCGGAAGAGATCGGAGGAAAAGGTCGTCGAAATCGATAACGATAACAGCAACGGTCCGCGGCTCGAAAAGATTTCGCCCGAATTCTCTGGGTCGCCGAGCGATCATCGGTAG